In Oncorhynchus masou masou isolate Uvic2021 chromosome 11, UVic_Omas_1.1, whole genome shotgun sequence, the genomic stretch TGACATTATCTCTGCCCACACAAAAATAATCATAATACATTTAAGACTTTACTGAATAAAATTAACATTTGGTATTATTCAATATCActgtaaatatactgaacaaaaatgtatttatcacattattcatgagctgaaattaaagatcccagaaattgtcaATTTGCACAAAAAGCTTCTCCCAAACTTTGTgcagaaatgtgtttacatcccagtTTGTgcgcatttctcctttgccaagataatccagccacctgacaggtgtcatatcaagaagatgattaaacagcatgatcattacacaggtgcacgttGTGCTGAGGACAAAAGGCCACTGAAAAATGTGTAGTTGTGtcacaacaatgccacagatgtcccaAGTTTAAAGAGTGTgtagttggcatgctgactgcaggaatgtccagagATGTCGCCAGATAttcatttatctaccataagccgcatTCCAgcataattttagagaatttggcagtacgtccaactggcctcacaacggCAGACATGTAACCATACAAGCCCAGGAACtcccacatccggcttcttctcctgcaggatcgtctgagaccagccacccagacagctgatgaaactgaggagtattctgtctgtaataaagcccttttgtgggataaaacttattctgattggctgggcctggctccccactgGGTCGGCCTGTGCCCACCacggctgcgcccctgcccagtcgtgatatcatagattagggcctaatgaatttcttcaattgaccgatttccttatatgaactgtaactcagtaaaaccgtTCATTGTTGCATGTGTTaatattttagttcagtatatAACAATGTTCTATCCTTGCATATTGTGCTTCAGTGCATGTATTTGGCACCTTCTACTGCTAGGAATGGTGCTCTACAATGTCTATAATTAAACAACAAGAGACatggaggtgtggtatatggccaatataccacggctaagggctgatcTAATGCGTGATGCgtcgcggagtgcctggacacagcccttagccgtggtatattggccatataccacaaaccctggAGGTGCCTTatcgctattataaactggttaccaatgtaattagagcagtaaaaataaaatgttttgtcatacccgtggtataccgtctgatataccacgactgtcagccaattagaattcagggctcgaaccagtTTAAAATACTCAATATGACCTGAAGTAAAACTGAACTGACATAACATATATCGATATGTAAATGCAGGGAGTGAGTAAGAGGTGTTCGGATGGTTCAGTGATTTGGATCATAGTGCTGGCAACACAGTGGGTTTGAACTTTGATTCCACTGATGGAAAGGATACAATGATGTTCCATGGCCCCAGCCGCAGCCAGTTGGGCCAGAAGCCCTTGTAGAGGGCAAAGAATCCCTCGTTCTTCCATGTCTGCATTACTCCGTCCAGCGTGCCTTTATACATGGGGTTCCCTGACAGCACTCGCTGGTTCATCATACGCGTCCGCACTACGTCCACTGGGTTGGAAGCTAGCGCCCCCGCCAGGCCACACATAAAACTGGAACTGCAGGAAGAGACAGAAGTGGGAGAAGCCAGAGGTTCAGGTGTAATATGCTCACTCACTAATATGTAATATGCACACTCAATATAAAACCTTTTTAAAGAGAGCATGTCGGTACATATGGAAAAACAAATAGTATTTGTATAGATGCATTATCCAATATTGATGTCTAAACTCACATAAAGTGTGTGAGTATGGTGTCTCCCATGGTGCCAGACTTGATGAGGTGCTTCTTAGTGATGTCATAGACAGGAAGTTCCACTCCCACTACGATGGCTGCCCGTTGAGCTGTAGGGATGACGCCCTGAGGATGACAGCAATGTAAATAATCTGAGTGTAGCAGTCACTCAACGGTCTTCAGATGGCCTAAAAAAAACAGctctctcactggtcaccatcTTACACAACAACAAAGACCACAAAAACAAAATCCTAACAACAGTATGCCTATATACTTCACCTACTACTGCTGTCCCAACCACGCATTACATGGGGGTAGTTTAGGACAGATCAGCCACTGTTTGATAGgttgtgacagagagaggaccaCTCACCCTCCACAGGCCACGGGTTCCCTCTGTCTGGTAGATGCTAATGAAGTTGGACATCATACTCCCTTGTAACAGACTGCCCTGTGCCTGCATACGGATCTGAACACAGAACATCAGGGCTTGCGTTCAGCAGGCCAGAACGGTGTGGAACGTTCAGACAGAAATCTATTATAGAACAAACATGCCTCGGACACAAAAAGGAATCACATCAGTTCTATTcatgacatttctatctgcaatgtcCAGTATCTAGATCTTCTTTAAAAagcgtttttttttttaccttgacgACATCAGTGGGGTTGGCCAGAGAAGAGGACAAGACTCCAGACACCACTCCACAGAACACATTGATCaccatggtctcatctgtcaggGCAAACACAGGACAGCCCGTTACTCCTCCAcataaaacatacacacacacacacagggagaaatgCCAGAAAGACAGAAGTATGTTCCACGTAATAACAAGAGGCTATAATTCTGAGCAAAAAGATTTGCAAATTATCTATTATTTCAAGGTGAACATAAAATCTAATAGATCAACACAAACATGCAGTAATTCAACTCCAGACAGAGAATCATGAGAATTAGAAAgcctacatgtacataaagaAAAACAGAGAGCCATTATCCTATTCATTATCACAAGTAAAAAATGACTACCAACTACATCTATCTGCCATTTGGATTTGTCACCATTTCACAACATACCACTACTGTATTATTGATACACTACCGTAATGGGACAGAGTGAGACTGCACCCTGTCTCTCTTACAGTACGAGGTTTGAAATGGAATGGGGACCTTCATTTATTTACTAGAAGTTATGACAGTTGGGGTTAGGACAAGAGATTATTAGTCACTGGCAAACAAAACAAATCTACAGTGGAAGTAGGTGTGACACAGGCGCAGGAAAAAAATAATGGATCAAGTTAAGAACAATAGTTACAGTGAAACCTTGATCAATGTGACCAATAGTTAGTGTGGTCCTGGCACCGTTCACTATGGCAGGAGAACGGGCACTGGATTCCCCGcccaaccaccaccacaccaggcAAACCACAGCCTGTATCAAAATAAGCATTCAAAACACAGTGGCACATCCTGGCAGAGTGAGGCATGCAGAGTGAAGAAGCACAACAGCAGAGAGGTCTTCTGCTTacaacacacacaatcacaaatTAAAACTTAGTCACCACTCCCTACTAACCCCAATCCTTATTAAATCGCAGAAAGAAAATCTGAGTCAACCCCTATACTAACTAGGTGAACCGCTGTCAGACTTCGTTTGGTCCGTTTCTCTAATGCAGGGGTTCAAATAATATTGTCATTGTTTGTACAGTAAATACAAATAGTCTCTCAGTGGAAAGTGATGCCTGTGATATGGGGATACATGCTGACGCCGGTTAATGTAATGCAAACCTATTGATAGACAGTGGAGGAGATTTGTTCCCTCTTGTCATGGAGGCTCCCAGTCGTCTGTTTAGATTGGGCATTAGTGACAGCAGTTAGGCGTTCTCCATCTGTGTCAATGCAGGTTGTCTAGACAGGTATTCGAAAGGTTTTCCCCAGCGGTTATGTTTGCTGATGAGGGTATGAGATAGCGCCCTGTCAACACTATTGGAAGGCCTAGAAACAAAACACTGATCTTCAAAAGAATCAGCACAATGGTCTATTTCAAAATTACAGGCTTTATTTAAATCCCTGTTGTTTCTTTGTGTGTGCAAATTAACAGTATATGGTGAAGTAAAATCAAGTGCTGACTGCTGTCCCCTCTACCCTTTCaggtcccccccacacacacacacacggctgtaaAGGGGTGACTGTCCTGTCCTGGTATGAGTATTTGGAATGTCAGTCCCTAACATGAATTTGGCTGGGAGTTCAGTATTAGATCAAAAGCTATATGGGTGGAGCAAACAAAGAGAATATGATGTGAGATAGAAAGCAGTGGGGACAGAGTCATTGAAACCCACCTTCCGGATGGGTCACAAATAACCTCTTCAGTGTGTTGTATGTCCCAATCTTGATGGTCCCGTAGGAGGCTTGCCTCAGGAGAGCTGGGGAGATGCTGCATGgaaaaagagaaagacagaagtaATATCAGGGAATGTCACTTCTACGAACAAGTGAAGAGGCACTCTGCCTAATTTTCACATTACCTTTCTATCAGGACTGTCAAGACTTTGGAAGGAATTTGTATTCTGCCTGTGGAGCTCAGTTCCCTAAATCAACTCTTGTTTAGGTTACACACTATTGACAATTGTTGTCATCACACTAGTTCTAGACTCCCTGAGAGCAGAATGACCTAACAGGTACTGGATTTCAAAAGCAGTTCCCTGATAAACCACAGCCAAGAAGAGCACTTCACCCCGAGGTTGTGCTAAAGATACGGCCCACTTTCAAAGGTCACCATCTCACAAACGAGACCAGATTCCATGTCAGTAGCTCAGAGGTCAAATGTTGATATTATCCTTGAGAATGAGAGAAGGTTCTAGTAGAGTTTATTTTGATTAGTGGAT encodes the following:
- the LOC135548524 gene encoding kidney mitochondrial carrier protein 1-like isoform X1; its protein translation is MSSRGVIKSGSTMLHDVRLQQFLYLYFGGLLLFLAGLHHVEAATTEMTNLNWKPFIYGGMASIVAEFGTFPIDLTKTRLQVQGQSQYMEVRYRGMFHALFKIGKEEGIKALYSGISPALLRQASYGTIKIGTYNTLKRLFVTHPEDETMVINVFCGVVSGVLSSSLANPTDVVKIRMQAQGSLLQGSMMSNFISIYQTEGTRGLWRGVIPTAQRAAIVVGVELPVYDITKKHLIKSGTMGDTILTHFISSFMCGLAGALASNPVDVVRTRMMNQRVLSGNPMYKGTLDGVMQTWKNEGFFALYKGFWPNWLRLGPWNIIFFITFEQLKKLNL
- the LOC135548524 gene encoding brain mitochondrial carrier protein 1-like isoform X2, which produces MTNLNWKPFIYGGMASIVAEFGTFPIDLTKTRLQVQGQSQYMEVRYRGMFHALFKIGKEEGIKALYSGISPALLRQASYGTIKIGTYNTLKRLFVTHPEDETMVINVFCGVVSGVLSSSLANPTDVVKIRMQAQGSLLQGSMMSNFISIYQTEGTRGLWRGVIPTAQRAAIVVGVELPVYDITKKHLIKSGTMGDTILTHFISSFMCGLAGALASNPVDVVRTRMMNQRVLSGNPMYKGTLDGVMQTWKNEGFFALYKGFWPNWLRLGPWNIIFFITFEQLKKLNL